One Ilumatobacter coccineus YM16-304 genomic window, GCATCCGAGATCGCCGGACGAGAGGTTCCTCACGACATCGCAGCTCGCCGTAGCGGCGATCCGGCCGCGATCTTCGCCGACCCCGAGCAGGCGCGGATACTCCTCGGTTGGACAGCCAAACATGGACTTCGTGACATCATGAAGACGGCGTACGATTGGCACGCTGCCCACACCGACCGCTGACCTCGTGGTTCGTTCACCCTCCTGACAGACCGGAATGTGAGCGTCGGTCGGTTGGAGCCCGTGGCAGAATTCGATCGATGAGATCACGAGATGCGGCGAACGGCGTCGCACGACGCCTCGCGCTGTCGGGTGCGGCCGTGTCGATGCTCGTGGCAGTTGCAGCGTGTGCCAGTCCCGTGCCGACAGACGGAGCCGACTCGGTTCCGCCGCCTGAGCTCGTGGCACCGAACGACGACGAGCGCCAACTCGATCCGGTCGCGGGTGATCTGGTCGTCAGCCTTGCTCGCCAGCTGGGCCGCGGGCGTGCGCTGCACGCCGCAGTGCACGGCGATCTCATCGTCGTCGCCACCACGCTCGGGCTCGTCGCCGGATCGCCCTCCGACGGATACGCGGAGATTTCGGCGACGACGAACGGCGAGACGCGGAACGTGCAGATCGCCCCAGACGAGCAGACAGCACTGCAACTGTCGGCCGACCGCCTCGAGGTGTGGCGTCTGGGGCCCGGCCAGGATGGATTGCCGCCGGGGCCGACAGCCATGTTCGACGACGTCGTAGCCGCCGCATACGGATCGGATTCGAACGTGATCGTCGCCGGCCGTCGCAGCCTGCAGTTCGTGGCAAGCGACGGGACGGTGATCGATCAGTTCGACATCGAGCAGGATCGGGTGGTGCTCGCGGCAGCGATCGCTGACGATTCGGTGGTGGCCGCATTGTCGAGCCCTGATGGGCCGTTGGCCCTCGATTGGCAACGCGGGCAGGACCCGCTGGTGACGCCGATCGATCTGCCTGCTCAGACCGAGATCAGCGCGATTCGACCGGTGGGGGAGTCAGTGGTGGCGATGTCGTGGACCTCGGCAGACGACTCGTTCATCGGGTCCATTGGAATGTGGGACCTGCGCGATCGCGAGTTTCGGTGGACGGTCGACTCCGGCACGCCCGATTCGCCCTGGGACGTTGCGGCTGACGGGAGCGCCTTTGTCGCGGCGAACGGTGAACTGCGCATCGTCGATCCCGACGGAAGCGAATCGTCGGTCCGCCTGTCGAGCTCGCAGCGAGTTCGCTGGCTCCTGGCATCGGCGAGCGGCGAGAGTAGCCGTGTACGAGTGGTGTACGCCGAGGGGTCGAGCGAGGTGCTCGGACAGACGGGCGAGTCGATCGCCCAACTCGACGGATTGGGGCTGCCCATCACCGCGATATCGCACGCGTCAGACGGGTCGGTCCTGACCGTCGATCTGTACGGAAGCATCGAGCGACGGACACCCGATGGCGAGATCGTGGATCGGTTCGACGACTTCGTCGCTGCGACCGTCAACGATGTCGCGATCTCTCGTACGGGATCGATCGCCTCAGCATCGGCAAACGGCACCGTTCGTGTCGACGACTCGGCCGCGCGCACCACCCGGCTCGAGCACCCGGAAGGCAATGTCGACACCGTCGGATTCTCCGACGACGGCGACCGCCTCGTGTCCGGCGTCGGGCAGCGGCGGTCGGCGCTCGCCTACGACGACACGGTGGTCATCTGGAATGTCGATCGCGACGAGCGGGTCGCGTCGACTGTGGCCGAGGCAGAGGACGTCAACGGGTGCTCGTTCTTCCGAAACGTGGTTCGCTTCGCTCCGGGCGGATCGTTCATCGTGGCGACCTCGCACGACTTCACGGTCACCGTGCTCGACGCCCAGACCGCCGACACGGTCCACGTTCTGCCGCCCCAGGCCAGCGGGATCCTCGACCTCGACATCGCTGCGGACGGTTCCATTCTGGTCACCGTCGCCGACGACGGAGTGTTGCGCGTTTGGGATCTCGAGTCCTACGAACTGGTTGCATCGCACAGGGTGCCCGACGGAGGGGCTCGGAACGTGGCGGTGCTACCGGGCGCCGACGTCGCAATCGTTGGTGATCTGCTCGGCCGGGTGCAGAGGATCGATCTCCGAACCGGAGAGATGTCGGCACCGTTCGAGGGAGAAAAGCTGCGTACGGCGGAAATCGCGGTGTCGCCCGACGGGAAGCTGATCGCCGCTGGCACCGCGGATTCTCTGGTGAACATCTGGTCGGTCGCCGACGGTCGACTCGTGGCGTCAGCGAACGGACACCAGGGAGCTGTCCAGACGGCCGCTTTCGGCGACGACGGGCAGACGCTGGTCACCGGCTCTCAGGATGGGACGACGATCGTGTGGCGGCTCGAAGCGAGATGACGCAGCAGGAACGCGAGTGGTCAGAGCGTGAGGGTGTCGAGGATCTGGTCGAACGCGACGTCGGCGTAGGTGAGCATCTCGTCGTCGGTGCGGTCTTGGATCGGATGCGGCGTGAACACGCGCGCGACGGCCGGGAAGCCGAGTGACGCCGACTGCTTGGCGGCGGCGTCGACGAACTGGTCGGACGCGACGAACATCGCCGGGATGCCACGCAATTCGAGATCGTTGATGTCGTGCACACTGCACGACGTGCAACTGCCTCAATCGGCCAAGGCTTCGATGACCACCTGACACTCGGTGGCGATCTGGTGGCGCAGGTCGACCGGCGCCGGCTTGGCGAAGGTCGGCTTCGCGTAGCGCTTCACGTTGGCGCCGATGCCGACGAGTCGTTCTTCGATCCGGTCGAGGAAGACGTCGCCGCGCGGCTTGGAGATGTCGAGCAGGCCGACGGTGAGTCCTTCGAGCGAGCTCGGGCGGGCGAGACGCTCACGTTCGACGACGTTGCGTTCGCTGGTCGGATCGAGCACGTTGGTCATGCTGCCAACCTAGTACCGCACGGCCCGCGTGACCGGCTTGGAGCCCTTGTCGCCGTTGAGCCACCCGGCGATGATCTGCGAGAACAACCCGGCACCGCCACCGGCGTACGCAAGCATCAGACCGCCGGGCCGGAACTTCGGCAGCGACTCGGCCGTGCCGAACGCCTCCGGCACCCCCTCGGCGACGCCGTGCGCGCCACGGACGAGCTCGCTTCCGGGGCTGTTGAGGTGCTCGTAGATGCCGGCGATGATCTGCTCACGGCTCCATCCGGCGTCGGCGAAGACTCGAGCGTGTTCGGGCCCCATGACGAGGATCGCGTCGAACATCATGATGAGCTTCGGGTGCTGCACGGCCTGGAGACGCATGGCGAGCGACCGGGTGAGCGACTCCGGTGTTCGCGAGAGCTGATCGACGAACCCCTGTGGGGCTTCCCCGGCGAACACCGTCACGGCGTCGACGCCCGGGTCGATGCCGTGCTCGACGGCCAGCGTGCCGTACGGCGAGGTGTCGTCGGCCTCCGCGAAGCAGAAGCTGATCTTCGCCGGACTGCCGTGCGTGGCCCGGTCGATGTCGCCGGGGATGCCCCCACCGAAGTTGCGGACGACGAGTTGCAGCGCCCGCCCGATCGTGAGGTTGGCCCGGTTCCCTTGACCGAGGACGTTGCCGCCCGAGTTCATCCCGATCGCACGCGTGCCCGGACCGCTGCACACCAGGACGGGGCTGACCGGCATGGTCGTACAGAGCAGGCCGTGCATGTTGAACTCGTCGTTGCATGCGGCCTCGATCGCGGTGAGCACCCAGGGCAGGTACTCGGGTTTGCATCCGGCCATCACCGCCGAGATCGCCACCTTCTCGACCGTGATCTCGTCGAGGTCGGGCGGAATCACCGCGACGATGTCGCCGGGCGCCCGCGTGGTTCCTTCGAGCATCGCCAGGACTCGTTCCTCGGTGGGTGGGACGACGGGGAGTCCGTCGGTCCAGCCGCGAGCGAACATCATCTCCATCACGTCTTCGGCGTCGGCGACCTCGACGCGACGCGCGGTGAGCACCCCGCCGTCGAACTTGACGCGCAGGCCGTCGACCAGGTCGGGATCGACCGACAGTGATCCACACCCCGGACGCATGGGTGGGAGATCTGGGCCGAGTCCGTCGACACCGGTGATCTCCTCCCACGCCGTGCGCAGCCATCCGACCGTTCGGGCGACCTCGGCGCCGTCGACGATCTTGATCACGGTCGGCACGGTCTCGATGTCGTGGTGCCAACTGAACTCGAGTTCGGTGTCGTCGATCGGCGTGGGTGACGACGGGAACGCCGGGTCGTCTTGCGTGTACACGGCGAGCTCGCGACCGGCTCCGAGCGACCCGTCGAGCTGAGCCAGTACGGGAGCGACGGTTCGGCACGTCTCGCAGTCACGTTTGACGACGATCACGAATCCGTCCTGGATCGGGAACGGGCTGCTGCTGGTGCTGGTGGTGTCGGTCATGCGAGAAACTCCACGATGAGATCGTTGACGGTGTCGGGTTGTTCGAGTTGGAGGAAGTGAGCGGCGTCGGCGACGGTCTCGAAGCGGACGTGTTCGCCGGCTTCGGCCTGAGCGATGGCGGCGACCTCGATGCCGATGCAGCCGTCGTGCTCACCGTGCAGGTAGAGCATCGGTTGGGCCGGGATGGCCTGGGTGGCGGCCTGCGCCTCGGCGAGATCGTCGCGGAGGCCGACGCCGCCCAGCGTTGCTCGGTAGTACCCGATCGCTGCCGCCAGGTTGGCGGGTTCGCGCAACGCCGCTTTGACGTGCGGGAGGTCGACCGATGCGTCGTAGCCGGGCGACCAGTCGTTCCAGATCATGTCGATGAACGCCAGGTCGTCGGCTGGCACGACGAGGTCGGCGAGCGGGTGCTGGAAGAAGAACATGTACCAACTGCGCTTGAGCTGCGCGGTGTCGGTGAGGAAGGCGGTGCCGAGAGCGCTGCCCGGTGGCACGGCCATGCCGATCACCTTCGCCCAGCGCGACGGTTCGAGTGCAGCTGCGCCGTAGACGATCGGCGCGCCCCAGTCGTGGCCGATCAGCACGGCGCGTTCGTCTGCGCCGAGATGCTCGTGCAGCGCGATCAGGTCTGCCGACGACGCTGCCGTTTGCACGCATCCATCGTCGGGGACCCCACTCGGCGCGTAGCCACGGAGGAACGGAGCGGCGACTCGGTAGCCGGCAGCGGTCAACCGGGGGAGCAGGTGGCGCCACGTCTGCGGCGAATCGGGGAACCCGTGGGCACACACGACGAGCGGACGAGCCCGATCGTCGATGTGTTCCCCGGCCAGGAACGAGATCGAGGTGCCGTCGAAACTGTCGAAGCGGAGCGGCTCCGTGGCGATCGGGTCGGTCATGCCCGCACCGTAGTCAGCACGACACCGACGGGTGCTCTCGAGCGGCGGTCACGACCGAACGTGTCTGACGGGAGTCACATCCGTCGACCTTGCGGTTTGGGCCGCGAGCGGGCCTACCATTCACGAATCAGGGGGAATGCAGATCTTCGGCCCGCGTCGAGCGGGATGTCCGTGACTTTTCACGGCGTGCGCGGCTCCACGCCCTGTCACGGCCCCGAGATCGTCAGGTACGGCGGAAACACCTCGTGCGTGTCACTCGACATCGCCGGCGTCGAGCCCATCCTGTTCGATCTGGGCACGGGTCTCCGCTACTTCGGCGCCGGGCAGCCGGCCGACCAGCCGTTCACCGGCACCTGCCTGCTGAGCCATCTCCACTGGGACCACATCCAGGGCATCCCGTTCTTCACCCCGCTGTTGCGAGATGGTTCGGAGGTCGCGGTGTACGCACCCGAGCAACTCGACGGACTCAGCGTCGAGCAGGTGTTCGCCGACACGATCAAGCCGCCACTCTTTCCCGTCGACTTGGCGCTGCTGCCTGGCACGGTGCGGTTCCACGAGATCCTCAACAGTGACTTCACGCTGGTCGAGGGCAGCGATTCGACGCCGCGCATCGACGTGAAAGCTCGCCAGATTCCGCACGTGGGTAACACGGTCGGCTACCGGGTCGAGTGCAACGGCGCATCGGTCGCGTACCTGAGCGACCACCAGATGCCGTGCGACGGGTCGCTGACGGCGTCGGAGGGCGCGCTCGAACTGTGCGCAGGCGCCGATCTGATCATCCACGACGCCCAGTTCACCCCCGACGAGTTCGTCGGGAAGTGCGATTGGGGACACTGCACCATCGACTACGCGGTGTGGTTGGCGGTCGAGTCGGGAGCGAAGCGGCTCGCGCTCTTCCATCACGACCCGAGCCATCACGACGACGAACTCGACGAGTTGTTCGACGCAGCGATCGCGAGTGGCGCCCGACAGGGCCTCGACGTGTTCGGTGCCCGCGAAGGCCAGACCGTCGTGGTCGACGGCGCGGCTACCGCCACGTCGTAGTCGCGAGGCGTCGGTGGACATCGCGAGAATCGTCGCCGCGGTCGTCGTGGGTGGTGCGTTTCTCGTCGCTGGTGCGTCGAAGCTCGCCGCTCGCGATGCGTGGGCGTCACAGGCTCGGGGCCTCGGAGCGCCGTCGCTCAGCATCCCGGTGATGCCGTGGGTCGAACTCGTGATCGGCGCCGCACTCGTCGCCCAGTTCGCCCGCCAGCTGTTCGCCGTGGCGGCGCTCGTGCTGCTCGTCGCGTTCACCGTGCTGATCGTCGTGCGGCTGCGCGCCGGACAGCGGCCACCGTGTGCGTGCTTCGGCGCGTGGTCGGCGAAGCCGATCGGTGTGGGTCACGTCGCTCGAAACCTCGCGCTGTTGGCCGCTGCGGCGATCGCCGCCACCTGAGCGACTCGGGTCGCTCTCGCGGCGTACTCAGGTGGTCGCGAGCAGGAAGGCGAGGGTGCGGGCCTCGTCTCGCCAGGCGTCGTAACGACCGGTCGGTCCGCCGTGTCCGGCGTCCATCTCGGTCCGCAGCACGATCGGGGCGTCGCCGGTGGTCACGTCACGGAGCCGGGCCACCCACTTGGCGGGTTCGTGCACGCTGACTCGCGGGTCGTTGAGGCCGGCGGTGGCGTAGAGCGCCGGGTAGTCGGCGGGCACCGTGTTGTCGTAGGGGGAGTAGGAGAGCATCGCCGACGCGAAGGGCTCCGTTCGCGGGTCGCCCCACTCCTCCCACTCCGTCACCGTGAGCGGCAGCGACGGGTCGCTCATCGTGTTGACGATGTCGACGAACGGCACCTCTGCCACCACCGACGCGTAGAGGTCGGGTCGCTGGGTCATGCACGCGGCGACGAGCAGCCCACCGGCGGACCCGCCGCGGATCGCCAACCGGTCCGGTGCGACCACTCCCGTGGCGACGAGGTGTTCGCTACTCGCGATCATGTCGTCGAACGTGTGCTGCTTGTGTTCGAGCTTGCCGTCGAGGTACCACTGCCGGCCCAGCTCGCCGCCGCCCCGAGGGTGAGCGAGGGCCCAGACGTAGCCGCGGTCGAGGAGCGACAGCCGGGCCACCGAGAACCACGGCGGGAGCGAGGCCTCGTACGACCCGTAGCCGTAGAGACAGCCGGGCGCGGTGCCGTCGACCGGCGTGTCGACGTGGCGGACGATGTCGATGGGCACCGCGGTGCCGTCGGCCGACTCGGCCCACATCCGACTCGCGACGTAGTCACCCAGTTCGATGTTCGGGGTCGGGAGCCGGCGCAGCAGCGTGCGTTCGCCGGTGACGACGTCTTCGTCGTACAGCGTCGGGGGCGAGGTGAGCGACTGCGTTCCGAAGCGCAACGTGGTGGTCGACCACTCCGGGTTGGCCGACGGATTGACGTCGTGGGGTTCGGGGCCGAGGTCGATCAAGCGTTCGGTGCCGTCGCGGAACAAGAGGCGCAGGCGCGGCTGCGCGGCCGCCCATTCGTGGATGAGGAGATGATCGGCGAACGCTTCGCAACCGAGAATCCGGCGTCCGGACTCACCCGCCACGAGTTCGGTCCAGCTCGTGGGGTGGGTCCAGTCGGCGTCGATCGACGCTTCGAGGATGCGGAAGTCGACGGCGCCGTCGTTGGTCACCATCACGAACCGGTCGCCCCAGTGGTCGATCTGGTACTCGACGTCGTCGCGGCGTTCGAGCACGACGGTGGGCGTGATCAGCGGCATGGCGCTGGGGATGAGCCGGACCTCGGCGCTGGTCTGACTGCCGGAGTGGATCACGATCCACTCGTCGGAACGGGTCTCTCCGACCTGCACGAAGAAGCGTTCGTCGGACTCCTGATACACCAGGGTGTCGTCGTCGCTGGTCGCGTCGCCGACGGTGTGTCGCCAGACCTGGAAGGGGCGTTGTTGCTCGTCGGGGCGCACGTAGAACAGCACGCTGCCGTCGGCCGACCAGGCGGTGCCGGCGTGGGCGACGTCGTGGATCACGTCGTCGAGTTCGGACGAGGTGCCGTCGTCGGCGATGGTCCTGATGCGCAGCGTGTAGCGCTCGTCGCCGGCGGTGTCGGTCGACCAGGCGAAGTGCGAGTGATCGTGCGAGGCGTCGAACGCACCGAGGTCGAAGTAGTCGTGACCGTCGGCTTCGACGTTCTCGTCGAGCAGCAGATGCCGCGTGGCCGTGTCGGCGCTCGGACCGCGGTGGTGCCGGGGATAGGAGGCGCCTTCCTCGGTCGTGGTGACGTACCACCAGCCACCGTTGAACACCGGCGTCGACATGTCGGTTTCGCGGACTCTCGACTTGATCTCTCCGAAGATCGAGTCGATCGTGTCGGTGTGCTGGGCGAACCAGCCGTCGGCGTACGCGTTCTCGGCGGCGAGATGGGCATGCAGCTCCGGGTCGTCGACGTCTCGCATCCAGGCGTAGTCGTCGTCGACCTCGCCGGTCGGCCGGTGCCACGTGTGTGGGCGCCGGGGCGCGCTGGGTGCTGTGACGTTGGTCGCTGGGGCTGAATCAGGCGTGCTCACGGTCGAGCCAATGTAGGCGCACACCGGTACCGTTCCGCTTGCATGCGCGTGTGGATCGACCAAGACCTCTGCACGGGCGATGGCATCTGCATCGATCACTGCTCGGACGTGTTCGTCCAACTCGAGGACGGCATCGCCTATGTCGCCGAGGCCGGGCAGCCGCTCAACGACCCGGGTGGGTCGGGAAGCCTGGCCTGGGTCGCTCCGCGCAACGTGGCCGACGTGATCCACTCGGCCGAGACCTGCCCCGGCGAGTGCATCTTCATCGAACTCGACGATCCGCCGGTCGAGCCCGTCGACGAACTCGCCTGACGCGATGTCCGGTTCCGATGCCGCCCGCCGTGCCGACGAGCCCGGCTGGCTGACGGAATTGCGACGGCGTGCGCTCGAGGTGCTCGCCGAGCCGTCGACGGTCGCCTGGTTCGCTGACGCGGTTCCCGACCTCGACCTGCGCGGGGAACTCGACCGGCATCTGGCGCTCGCCCGGGGCGGTGCTCGGGTTCGAGCGACCGAGGTCGCCCATGCCGAGTCCAGCGAGCGGTCGCGCTCGCTCGCCGACCTCGGTGTGGTGTGTTGTTCGCTCGACGATGCCGTGCACGAGCATCCCGACCTCGTCGAAGAACACCTCGGGTCGGTGGTGGGTCCCGACGCCGACCCGTTCGCCGCGCTCAACACGGCGCTGTGGACGGGCGGCACGTTCGTCCATGTGCCGCCCGGGGTCGAG contains:
- a CDS encoding WD40 repeat domain-containing protein, coding for MRSRDAANGVARRLALSGAAVSMLVAVAACASPVPTDGADSVPPPELVAPNDDERQLDPVAGDLVVSLARQLGRGRALHAAVHGDLIVVATTLGLVAGSPSDGYAEISATTNGETRNVQIAPDEQTALQLSADRLEVWRLGPGQDGLPPGPTAMFDDVVAAAYGSDSNVIVAGRRSLQFVASDGTVIDQFDIEQDRVVLAAAIADDSVVAALSSPDGPLALDWQRGQDPLVTPIDLPAQTEISAIRPVGESVVAMSWTSADDSFIGSIGMWDLRDREFRWTVDSGTPDSPWDVAADGSAFVAANGELRIVDPDGSESSVRLSSSQRVRWLLASASGESSRVRVVYAEGSSEVLGQTGESIAQLDGLGLPITAISHASDGSVLTVDLYGSIERRTPDGEIVDRFDDFVAATVNDVAISRTGSIASASANGTVRVDDSAARTTRLEHPEGNVDTVGFSDDGDRLVSGVGQRRSALAYDDTVVIWNVDRDERVASTVAEAEDVNGCSFFRNVVRFAPGGSFIVATSHDFTVTVLDAQTADTVHVLPPQASGILDLDIAADGSILVTVADDGVLRVWDLESYELVASHRVPDGGARNVAVLPGADVAIVGDLLGRVQRIDLRTGEMSAPFEGEKLRTAEIAVSPDGKLIAAGTADSLVNIWSVADGRLVASANGHQGAVQTAAFGDDGQTLVTGSQDGTTIVWRLEAR
- a CDS encoding UGSC family (seleno)protein, with protein sequence MTNVLDPTSERNVVERERLARPSSLEGLTVGLLDISKPRGDVFLDRIEERLVGIGANVKRYAKPTFAKPAPVDLRHQIATECQVVIEALADUGSCTSCSVHDINDLELRGIPAMFVASDQFVDAAAKQSASLGFPAVARVFTPHPIQDRTDDEMLTYADVAFDQILDTLTL
- a CDS encoding thioredoxin family protein, with the protein product MTDTTSTSSSPFPIQDGFVIVVKRDCETCRTVAPVLAQLDGSLGAGRELAVYTQDDPAFPSSPTPIDDTELEFSWHHDIETVPTVIKIVDGAEVARTVGWLRTAWEEITGVDGLGPDLPPMRPGCGSLSVDPDLVDGLRVKFDGGVLTARRVEVADAEDVMEMMFARGWTDGLPVVPPTEERVLAMLEGTTRAPGDIVAVIPPDLDEITVEKVAISAVMAGCKPEYLPWVLTAIEAACNDEFNMHGLLCTTMPVSPVLVCSGPGTRAIGMNSGGNVLGQGNRANLTIGRALQLVVRNFGGGIPGDIDRATHGSPAKISFCFAEADDTSPYGTLAVEHGIDPGVDAVTVFAGEAPQGFVDQLSRTPESLTRSLAMRLQAVQHPKLIMMFDAILVMGPEHARVFADAGWSREQIIAGIYEHLNSPGSELVRGAHGVAEGVPEAFGTAESLPKFRPGGLMLAYAGGGAGLFSQIIAGWLNGDKGSKPVTRAVRY
- a CDS encoding alpha/beta fold hydrolase, whose amino-acid sequence is MTDPIATEPLRFDSFDGTSISFLAGEHIDDRARPLVVCAHGFPDSPQTWRHLLPRLTAAGYRVAAPFLRGYAPSGVPDDGCVQTAASSADLIALHEHLGADERAVLIGHDWGAPIVYGAAALEPSRWAKVIGMAVPPGSALGTAFLTDTAQLKRSWYMFFFQHPLADLVVPADDLAFIDMIWNDWSPGYDASVDLPHVKAALREPANLAAAIGYYRATLGGVGLRDDLAEAQAATQAIPAQPMLYLHGEHDGCIGIEVAAIAQAEAGEHVRFETVADAAHFLQLEQPDTVNDLIVEFLA
- a CDS encoding MBL fold metallo-hydrolase translates to MSLDIAGVEPILFDLGTGLRYFGAGQPADQPFTGTCLLSHLHWDHIQGIPFFTPLLRDGSEVAVYAPEQLDGLSVEQVFADTIKPPLFPVDLALLPGTVRFHEILNSDFTLVEGSDSTPRIDVKARQIPHVGNTVGYRVECNGASVAYLSDHQMPCDGSLTASEGALELCAGADLIIHDAQFTPDEFVGKCDWGHCTIDYAVWLAVESGAKRLALFHHDPSHHDDELDELFDAAIASGARQGLDVFGAREGQTVVVDGAATATS
- a CDS encoding MauE/DoxX family redox-associated membrane protein, coding for MDIARIVAAVVVGGAFLVAGASKLAARDAWASQARGLGAPSLSIPVMPWVELVIGAALVAQFARQLFAVAALVLLVAFTVLIVVRLRAGQRPPCACFGAWSAKPIGVGHVARNLALLAAAAIAAT
- a CDS encoding S9 family peptidase; this encodes MSTPDSAPATNVTAPSAPRRPHTWHRPTGEVDDDYAWMRDVDDPELHAHLAAENAYADGWFAQHTDTIDSIFGEIKSRVRETDMSTPVFNGGWWYVTTTEEGASYPRHHRGPSADTATRHLLLDENVEADGHDYFDLGAFDASHDHSHFAWSTDTAGDERYTLRIRTIADDGTSSELDDVIHDVAHAGTAWSADGSVLFYVRPDEQQRPFQVWRHTVGDATSDDDTLVYQESDERFFVQVGETRSDEWIVIHSGSQTSAEVRLIPSAMPLITPTVVLERRDDVEYQIDHWGDRFVMVTNDGAVDFRILEASIDADWTHPTSWTELVAGESGRRILGCEAFADHLLIHEWAAAQPRLRLLFRDGTERLIDLGPEPHDVNPSANPEWSTTTLRFGTQSLTSPPTLYDEDVVTGERTLLRRLPTPNIELGDYVASRMWAESADGTAVPIDIVRHVDTPVDGTAPGCLYGYGSYEASLPPWFSVARLSLLDRGYVWALAHPRGGGELGRQWYLDGKLEHKQHTFDDMIASSEHLVATGVVAPDRLAIRGGSAGGLLVAACMTQRPDLYASVVAEVPFVDIVNTMSDPSLPLTVTEWEEWGDPRTEPFASAMLSYSPYDNTVPADYPALYATAGLNDPRVSVHEPAKWVARLRDVTTGDAPIVLRTEMDAGHGGPTGRYDAWRDEARTLAFLLATT
- a CDS encoding ferredoxin codes for the protein MRVWIDQDLCTGDGICIDHCSDVFVQLEDGIAYVAEAGQPLNDPGGSGSLAWVAPRNVADVIHSAETCPGECIFIELDDPPVEPVDELA